DNA from Candidatus Schekmanbacteria bacterium:
TCACTTTTGTAGTGGAGAGTTTCATCGACAACCCATTTTGCATATTTTTCATAGAAATTATCAATATTGAGTGATATTATTTCAGGTGTTTCATAAGGGTGAATTTCAAGAAGGCGCTCTTTCAGATGATTGAAGAGGTCTTCTCGTGTTTTTATGAAAAGGAATATCTCTTTTTCTCTGCAAAGTTTTTCTTCCCAAAAGTAGAATGATTCAACATCAGAGAAAAGGGAAACACAGGCGGCAAGCTTCTCTTTGACAAGAGTTTCGGCGATTTCTCTTGCTTTTTTTTCTGAATCAAGAGAAGTTAGAACTAATATTAATTTTATTTTATCCATTTTGCCAAATAAGAACTTTTTGTTTTGCATTATGAATTCAAATCATATAAAAATTTTTGTCAAGTAAGACTTTTCCGGCTGAAAAAATGAAGAAGAAAAAAACAATAAAAGTGCCTACTCATCTGAAGGTTACAGATGATACTCTATCTGCTTATCTGAAGAAGATAGGCAAGATAAAGCTATTGGACAGAGAAGAGGAGATTAGACTTGCAAAGGAAATCAGAAAAGGTGAAGAGGCATTCAAAAAGCTTGTAGAGGCAAATCTTAAATTCGTCGTAAATATTGCGGCGAAGTTCAAAGGATGCGGCCTCAGTTTTCCAGACCTTATCAACGAGGGAAACATAGGTTTGATGCAAGCGGCAAGAAAGTTTGACCCTGATAAAGGTGTAAAGTTTGTTTCCTATGCAGTATGGTGGATAAAACAGAGCATCATTCAAGCTCTCGCCGAACAGACTGGCGCAGTAAAAATACCCGTTAGACAGATTTCAGATTTGAATAGAATAGGCGAAAAATATGATGAGCTTCTTCAAAAGTACGGCAGAGAGCCAAAAGTTTCAGAATTGGCGAAAGCTCTGCATCGCAAAACAAAGGAGATTGAATATCTCCTCCTTTTATCAAAAAGTTCTGTTTCCCTTGAAAATCCAATTTCTGATGAAGATGGAGCCACTTTTCTTGATTTTCTCGAGGCAGAGAGCGCTGAAAC
Protein-coding regions in this window:
- a CDS encoding divalent-cation tolerance protein CutA encodes the protein MQNKKFLFGKMDKIKLILVLTSLDSEKKAREIAETLVKEKLAACVSLFSDVESFYFWEEKLCREKEIFLFIKTREDLFNHLKERLLEIHPYETPEIISLNIDNFYEKYAKWVVDETLHYKSD
- a CDS encoding RNA polymerase sigma factor RpoD/SigA — protein: MSSKTFPAEKMKKKKTIKVPTHLKVTDDTLSAYLKKIGKIKLLDREEEIRLAKEIRKGEEAFKKLVEANLKFVVNIAAKFKGCGLSFPDLINEGNIGLMQAARKFDPDKGVKFVSYAVWWIKQSIIQALAEQTGAVKIPVRQISDLNRIGEKYDELLQKYGREPKVSELAKALHRKTKEIEYLLLLSKSSVSLENPISDEDGATFLDFLEAESAETIDEKIDRKKMEKELNELLNELKPKEAEILRRRFGLGGRESETLEQIGKSMGLSRERIRQIEEKAKKTIRKMAKSKALRDYLK